The Chryseobacterium glaciei DNA window AATATAATAATGAATGTGAAAAGTAAGCATTGCAATCGTATTCAAAGAACTGACTTTTGTTGTTGCCTGTTCCCAGTTTACATCTTTAAGCTGATCTTTAAAATTGGTATTCGCAATCCAGAAACCATCAAGCAAAACCTCTCTGAATCTTTTTGATAATTGTGAAACTGAACTCATTATTTTAATTTTTTTAAAGATAAAGTTTTCTTAAACACGAATAACACAAATAAAAAAGCACAATTTTAAACACAAATGAAATTCGTGCTATTCGTGAAAAAATTAGCATTATTTGTGTTTAAAGAAAACAAAAAACCTCAAATGCAGAACACTTGAGGTTTATATTTAATGTAGAATCAAAATTATTTTTTAGCAGGTAATTTTTTACCGCTTTCTAAAATCTTTTCTAAAATTTTCAAGGTAATCAGATACGTTGGTTTTACCCCTGTAAGTCCTAAACCTCCTGAAGACAGTGTACTTCCCGTTTCCAAAGGATTATCCGAAGCATAGTAAGCGTAGCAAACAAAAAGATCCGGTGCAATATGATGTCTGATTTTAGACGCCACCTGAATTGCTTTCTGGTAATGCGCTCCTTCCATTTCCAGTCCGATTGCCTTCCAAGAAGTATGCATGAAATATGACAAGATATCTCTGTTTTGAAGTGATGTTCCTAAAACTGTGATCATCGTTCCTTCAAAAGCTTTTAATTCGTCATCTTTAAAATCATCCAGCTTCAAAGCATTTTCAAAAGGATAGTTATCTGCTGTTCCTTCAAAAATATGAGAAGTTGGAATCATGACATCCCCTTTTGCGCCTTCTAGAATTCCAGCTTTCCCCATGATGGAAACAGATTTCACTTTCATCATATAAACCTCTCCTTTTTGTTCGAAAGGTCTTAATAATTCATCCATTACCTCAAAAGCCTGTTCTCCGAAAGCATAATCAAAAACCATAATTACATCGTCTCCGCCATATTTAATATGCCCGAACGGTGTGTTTTTAAGTTCTGTTTTGCTTAAGTCAATGATCTGAACATCGATGTTACTTCCGCTTTTGTCATCAATATAAATTAAACCTTGGTCTAATGCATATTTTGAAACCTTATCACGTAGATCTTTTTTGTCGGAAATATCTCCATACATTTTATAGTCTACTTCTTTGTGATCTTTTTTCTTCAGAGCATCATTTCCGTACAACATATTTTTCACTGAGTGCATGTTGGCAGAAATAATATGTAACGGACGCATGTGAAGATCGTTTTCAAATAAAACATCTTTCACTTTGTTCGCCCATTTTTCACCAAAATAATGGTGACCTACTCTTTCCTTTAATATAGCACTGAAATGAATTTCTCTTTCTCTGCTTTGTTTAGCATCTTCTAAACTTACTTTTCCTAAGTTGTAAATGATCTTAAACAAACGGTCTGGATTGTTATCGTCTCCGAAAGTGTTGTAAGCTCTCAACGTTTCATCAAAAGTTCTTCCTATTAAAGAAGATAAGTGAATAAGAGCAACCTCTTTCTCCTTTCTTGTGAATTGTTTTTCGCCTTTTACTACTTCTTCAATAATTTTAAAAGCGCGTGTCGGCTTCCAGTTTTCGTCCTGAATGAACGCCAGATTACGGATTTTGTCCGCTTCTATAAATAAGAATGTTAAGTGAGTAAGAATGTCATAGATTTCTGAACGTCCCAAAAGAACTTCGATATTCATCTGGTGTTCGTCTATTCTGTAACAGTTTCTTCTTCTCTTTTTAGGTACAATTGGTTCGAAACTTCCTTTATCAAAACCCTCATCTGATGTAAGATGAATAAAAGCACATTCCTCAATTCCCTCTGGAAGTCTGTCTAAAACATACATCAAACCATCTAGCTCCAATTTGTTTGGAACATTCATGGTACCATAAATTTCAGGATTGATTGTTTTCAACAAACTTCTAATACTTTCTCCAGAAACACCCGCTGGCTTGAAAAATCCTCTATAAAATAAATGTCTCATAGAGATGTATAGTCTTTCAATTGCCTCTGTTGTTTCTCTTGCTCTAGAATTTGTCATAAAATAAATTTCACACAAATATACGAAATCTCCCCTCAACTTATTTTAAGTATCTTTTAACAAACTACTTGACATAATAAGAATTTGATGAGGTTAAAAAATTAAATTATTGTTTAAATTTTAATAAATTTCACAGATACCCCTAAAAAAATCAGGGTAAAAATATTTTTAATCTATTTTTTTTGTAAATTTGCCCCACAAAATACAACCTTAATATGTCAACTTTAAGATTTAAAGCATTAGAAACATTACCATTCAAGGACTTTAGAAAAGATAATTCGGTAGAAATTCCTGCGAAATTGTCAGAATTATTTTGTGAAAATGTATTCTCTGAGAACACAATGAGAGAATATTTAACAAAAGAAGCATTCCAATCTATTATGGATGCTATTAAAAAAGGAACGAAGATCCAAAGATTAATTGCAGATCAGGTAGCAGTAGCTATGAAAGATTGGGCAATGAGCAAAGGAGTAACGCATTACACGCACTGGTTTCAGCCTTTAACAGGAAGTACTGCAGAAAAGCACGATTCATTCTTCACACCGATTGAAGGCGGAAGAGCAATCGAGAGATTCAGCGGAAACTTATTGATCCAGCAAGAGCCTGATGCATCTTCTTTCCCGAACGGAGGAATCAGAAACACTTTCGAAGCTAGAGGATATACTGCTTGGGATCCTACATCTCCTGCTTTTATTATGGGAACTACTCTTTGTATTCCTTCAATCTTTATCTCTTATACAGGAGAAACTTTAGATTACAAAGCACCTCTTTTAAGAGCTTTGAATGCTGTAGATGAAGCTGCAACAAACGTAATGCAGTATTTCGACAAAAACGTAACAAAAGTAACTCCTACTTTAGGTTGGGAGCAAGAATATTTCTTGGTTGACTCTGCATTATACCAATCTCGTCCTGACTTGGTATTAACCGGAAAAACTTTATTAGGACACTCTCCTGCAAAAGGGCAGCAGTTAGATGACCATTATTTCGGTTCAATTCCTACAAGAGTAATGAACTTCATGAAAGAATTGGAAATCGAATGTATGAAATTGGGTATCCCTGTAACAACAAGACACAACGAGGTTGCGCCAAACCAATTTGAGCTGGCTCCAATGTTTGAGGAAGTAAACGTTGCTGTAGACCACAACTCTTTGTTGATGGATGTTATGGCAAGAATTGCTCACAGACACCATTTCCACATTTTATTCCACGAAAAACCATTCGCAGGAGTAAACGGAAGCGGAAAACATAACAACTGGTCTTTAGCTACTGATACAGGTGAAAACCTATTAAGCCCAGGAAAAAATCCTAAGAAAAACTTACAGTTCTTAACATTCTTCGTTAATGCAATTAAAGCAGTTCATGAATATGCTGACCTTTTAAGAGCAAGTATCGCTTCTGCAAGCAACGACCACAGATTAGGTGCTAATGAAGCTCCACCGGCAATTATTTCTGTATTCATCGGAAGTCAGTTATTCAGAGTGTTGGAAGAATTAGAAAAAGTAACTGAAGGAAAACTTTCTCCGGACGAAAAAACAGATCTAAAATTAAATGTAGTTGGAAAAATTCCTGAAATTCTATTAGATAATACTGACAGAAACAGAACGTCTCCATTTGCATTTACAGGAAATAAATTTGAAATCAGAGCGGTAGGTTCTTCTGCAAACTGTGCAGAATCTATGACCGTAATGAACACGATTGCTGCAAAACAATTAGGTGATTTCAAAAAAGAAGTTGATGCTTTAATCGAAACAGGATTGAAGAAAGACGAAGCTATTTTCAATGTATTAAGAGAATATATCAAGCAGTGTAAAAACATTATGTTTGAAGGCGATGGATATTCTGATGACTGGGCAAAAGAAGCTGAGAAAAGAGGCCTTAACAACTTAAAGACTACTCCAGAAGCTCTTAAGCAAGAAATGGATCAGAAGTTTGTAGATCTTTATGAGGAAATGGGAATTTTCACTCACAGAGAAGTTGAGGCTAGAAACGAAATCAAATTAGAAAAATATTCTACAGTTATTGATATTGAAGCAAGAGTTTTAAGTGATATCGCAAGAAACCACATCATTCCTTCCGCTTTAAATTATCAAAACAGATTAATTGAGAACGTAAAAGGTCTTAAAGAAATTTTTGAAGACAAAGAATTCAAAAAATTAGCAAAAGAACAAATGAGTTTAATTACTCAGATTTCTGAAAACATTTCTAAAATCAAGTTAGGTGTTGAGGATCTTATGAAAGCGAGAGAAGCTGCAAAAGCAACGTCTGACAGCCAAAAGCAAGCAGAAGTATACTGCACGAATGTAATTCCATTATTTGACCCGATCAGAGAAGCTTCTGATGATCTTGAAATGATGGTTGACGATGAGCTTTGGCCAATGACGAAATATAGAGAAATGTTATTTACAAGATAACATCTGTAAAGTTCCATATTAGTTAAGCTCCTCGGTTTTTTCCGGGGAGTTTTTTTTGATTTATTAACAGTCTGAAAATTGGAGTTTTAAAAACTAGACTATGATTAATAAAGGAAATATCAATTATTATGTTAAAGAATCATAATAAAAAAAACCGCTCACTCACCAAAAATGGGACGTAGCGGTTGGTTTTTCTTTAACATACTTAAAGTATATGTTAAAATATGTTAAATACATAACCTGATAATAATCATATCGGGCTCGTTTTACTCGGAATCTCTACTTTTGTAAGGCTTTTGAAATAAATATCCCATTAACACGGTAATAAATATGTATATGAAGAAAAGAGTTTTGTCTTATTTAGTAGCTTTAGTTTCTACAGTCTCACTACAATCTTGCGTTACAAATTATGTAGTTTCAAAACCAGCAACTTACTCTAAAGAATACAAAACAGATGCCAAACTAGCTTCAATTGATACGAACAAAATGGAGCAGGATAAGCAAAGACTTATTAACTCTTTTCTTGCGGAAAAAGCGGCATCTATAGCAAATGCAAAAAATTCTATTAAAAATGCAGGCATTGCTAAAGTAGTAAAATACAATAAAACAATAGACAATATCCTAACGGAAGCTGAAACATACCTAGGAACTCCTTACAGATATGGAGGAATGACGAGAAACGGTATAGATTGTTCAGCTTTTGTGCTTTCTGTATTCGGAGCAGCAGCAGGGCTTAGCTTACCAAGAGTAGCAGCTTCTCAGGCTCAGGAAGGAGAAAAAATTGAGAAAGAAAACCTACAGAAAGGAGATTTGATTTTCTTTTCTCACGGTAGAAGAATTTCTCACGTAGGTATTGTAGAAAGTGTTTCTGAAGAAGGTGAAGTAAAATTCATTCATGCAGCCACTTCAAAAGGTGTTATGATTTCTTCTCTTAATGATTCTTATTGGGGACCTAAGTTCAGATTCGCAAAAAGAGTGATTAACGAAAACGGAGAAGCTTACAACAACCTAGCTGCAACAACAGCAACAGCCGCAACAAGTTTTTAATTTTAAATAATTGATTTAAATAATGAAACCATCAAAATTTTTGATGGTTTTTTTATTATGTTTTATATTGAAGCTTGATTAGCTATTTCTCTCTATTTGTATATCGAGCTTATATAATAGACCATGCACCTCAGAAAGGGAGAATTTAGCCTTTTTAAGCTTATTAATATTAGGATCTATGGAGTAGTTGATGGAAGTCCTGAAATCTGTTTTTTCAAGGTTTGCATTCACAAATACAGCTCCCGCAAGATCACAGTTTATAAATACCGAATTTGAAAGATCACATTCTTCAAAATCAACCTCAATTAACTTTGAATTTTTGAAAAAAGTCTTTTTAATCGTTGTTTTATAAAAGGTGGAATTATTCAGAGAGCATTCATCAAACTTAAATGACAATCCAAATTCATTGCAGTCACTAAATTGAAGTCCAAACATTTTACATCCTTTAAAAATCACATCACGAAAAGCCGTGTTTGAAAGCTTTGCCATGCTTAAATTGCATCCTATGAACTCACAGTCGGTAAATTTAAATTCGGATAGATTTACATATTCAAAATTACAATTAAGGAAAGTGCAGTTTTCATATTCGCCTTTTTCCAATGGAGATTTTCCAAAATCTGTGTTTTCGAAATTTTGGTCAAGAATGTATGCTTCTTTCATAAAGCTTATTGATTTTATTAATGATTTATTCTCCGCAGATTTTACAGATAGTTTAGGTTTTAAATTTAAAATTAACGGAAAATTTGTACACTTCCATCATCCAACTTCCAGCTTACACCAGACTGTTTTTATCAGCATAATTTAATTTAAAGAAAATAAAAGTCATGATCGAAAAGGCCAATAATGAACTTCCACCATAACTAAAGTACGGTAACGGAATCCCAACGGTTGGGAAAAGCCCCATAACCATCCCTAAATTGATCGTAAAGTGCATCAAAAGAATCGAGGCAAAACAATACCCGAAAACACGATTAAATATAGATTTTTGCTGTTCTGCGAGATAATAGATCCTTCCGATATAAACCATGTAGCAAAGCACAAGAACTGCACTGCCTATAAAGCCCCATTCTTCACCAACCGTACAAAAAATATAATCGGTTTCCTGCTCAGGGACGAATTTTCCTTGGGTAACAGAACCTTCACGATATCCTTTTCCTAAAATTCCACCAGAACCGATCGCTGTTTTAGAATATAATAAATTGTAACCGGAAGTGTCTCTAAATGCTTTTTCACCTTTAAAAAGAACTTCAATTCTTTCTCTCTGGTGTTTTGGAAGTTTTTCTAAGATTTTTGGTGAGCCAAAAGCCAATCCACATAATAAAACAATAGACCCAATAATACTCGCGATGGAAATTACATCCCAAGACATTTTATAGTAATTCATTGCGATCCACCCTGCCGCAATCACCAAAATAGCGACAACAACGTAAATTGGGTTTATAGCTAAAGATACTAAGAAAACTCCCGCAAAAAGGAATCCAATTCCGAAAAGCAAACCACTTAATCCTTCTCTATATAAAGCAATAAAAAATGCCGTAAAAACCAATAATGAACCCACATCGGGAATTGCCAAAACAACAACTGCAGGAATAGCGATAATCGCCAATATGGTTAAAAGTGATCTTCTGTTACTTAGATTAAAATCCGGTCCGGAAACATAATTGGCAACCATAAGCGTCGTCCCAATTTTGGCAAACTCTACAGGCTGCATGGTAAAACTCCCGAATTTATACCAGTTTTTTTGCCCTAAAATCTCCTTACCAAAAGGAAAAAGACCAATAAGCAACAAGACTCCGCCGATATAAAAAATACCTGCCATATTTTCGAAAAACTTACTTCTTCCAAAAAAGATAATAAGCCCTACAAATACCGAAATACCGAAAAAAGCCAATTGTTTTTCGCCTAATTTCTGGTCAACACTGTAAATATTTGCGATGGCAAAAATGCAAAGCATGAAGTATAAACCAAGACCCAACTTATCTATTCCCTCTGTCCATTTCATTGCTTCGTGGTTTTGATATTTTTGGTTTCTTCGTCTATCTTTTTCTGCAGTTTTACTTTCTGTTCTTTAATAAAATTAAGGCTGTCCTGAATTTTTTTCAATTTTACAGAATCCGGTTTTGGGTCTACATATAATCCTTTACGTTTTAAATCTGCGACCCACTGTCTTTTATATTCAGGCATAAAGCTTGAAGTGATCATCTTTTTGTAAAGATTTTCTCTTTTCAGATCTCCTGTAATATATTTTTCAGCAATTACGGTACAAGCAGGGCCAGCCCAAGTTGCCCCAAAACCAGCGTGTTCCATTACGGCAACAACAACTATTTTAGGTTTATCAGCTGGAGCGATCAACACGAAAATCGAGTTATCTTTCCCCTGAGGTACCTGTGCGGTACCTGTTTTTGCTAATTGTGTAAAGTCGTTTGATTTTAATCCTCTTGCTGTTCCTCTTAAAACTACGGCTTCCATTCCTTTTAGAACGGGCTCAAAGTGTTTTGGATCAACAAGGGTTTTATGTTTAGTTTTAAATCTTTTGTCTGGATTTGGTTTTCCATCAATTGCTTTTACGATGTGAGGCGTGTAATACCAACCTTTATTGGCAATAGCTCCAACATAATTGGCCAATTGTAAAGGCGTTACCAAAACATCTCCCTGCCCCATTCCGTTGAAAACAGCTCCGGTAGCCAAAGCATCCCAATTTTTAGGATCTTTTTTGGCTCCACTTGCTTTATAAATGGACTGCATTCTTTTCTCGTAAAACTCACCGGAAGGAATTCTGCCTTTTGCTCCAACAGCCAAGTCATTGTTTAGGAATTCTCCTACGCCAAAGCTATTCAGGATTTTTTTCCATTCATCAACTCCTTTGGAAGGGTTTCCCGGATATTTATTCATAATAGCTAAATAAGCATATGAAAAATAACAGTTACTTGAAATCTGTATTGCCGGTATCAAAGGATCTGCTCCGCCGTGACCTTTAATTCTTAATCCTCTATAATTAAATCCTCCTCCACACGGGAAAATAGTATTTTCATCCATTACTCCCATCTGCATTGCAGAAAGGGCAGTCAATAATTTGAATGTTGAACCTGGTGGATAAGCCGCCTGAAGTGATCTGTCAAAAGTTGGTTTATTTTCATAAAGTGTATCTTTTGATAAAGCGTATAAATTTCTAGACTTATTTGGACCCGTGAAAACATTGGGATCAATATCTGGTCCGGTCGCTAAGGTTAAAATTTCACCGTTATTTGGATCGATGGCAACGATGGCTCCATGTTTATTCACAAGCATCTCTTCGGCCATTCTTTGAAGGTCGTAATCAATGGTAAGTGTAATATCTTTACCTGTTACTACATCTTTATCTAAAGTTCCATCTTTGTAAGAACCAATATTTCTAAGTCTGATATCCTTCTGAATATATTTAATTCCCTTTATTCCACGAAGTTCTTTTTCGTATGATTTTTCAACTCCTGATTTTCCTGCGAAATCTCCCGGTAAATAATAGGTAGAATCTTTTTTAATATCTCTTTCATTCACCTCACTCGTATAACCCAAAAGGTTTCCAGAAGTAGAAACTTCATACTGACGCTGAGGTCTTGAAACAATACTGAAAGCCGGATATTTAAATATAATCTCCTGTACTCTGGCAATATCTTCTCTGCTAAGATCCTTCAAAAAAGTCATCGGGGTCAGCTTAGAATAATATTTTTCTTTTTTAATGATATTAATTCTTTTAATGAAATCATTCTTATCGATTTTCATTAAGCTACAAAAAGCCAATGTATCAAAATCAGGTTTCATTAAGGCTTGAGTAAACGAAATTTCATAAGCCGGCTGGTTGCCCACCATGATCTTACCGTTTCTGTCGAAAATTACGCCTCGTTGAGGAATAACGTACTCCGTTTTAATGGAAGTATTGGCCGCATTAAGTGCATAACGGTCGGTAAACAACTGCAAATAAGCAAGTCTCGCCACAAAAATAAGAGCGATAACAGCAAGGGCGGAAAAGATTTTTAAATAACGTGTGTTCAAACTTTTTGTTTGATTTTAAATATTAATGCGTAAATAACGATAAATATAAATGAAATTACGCTTGTTACCAACACATTAAGTAATATTTCAAAAATTCTGCTAAACTTAAAGAATTCAATATATTGTACAAAAAGTTGGTGCAAAAATATACTTGAAAACAGAAACACTAAAAACTGTGCCCATTGAAGGGACTGAAAAGAGAAAAAGTCTGTAGATGTATCTGTAGATGTCCTGAAAATCAAGGTTCTGTAATAAGCAATCAAAGTGGTTGCAAATGCATTGATTCCCCATGTGGACAAGAATGCATCAACAGAAAGCCCAATTAAGAAACTTAAAGCTAAAAATTGATATTTATTTCTGAAAAAAGGATAAAACATAACGAACACAGGATATAACACCGGAGTATATTTTCCGAAAATAACAATCCTGTTCAATACAAAAATCTGTAATGCAACAAGAAATATCATGATTAATATGTCCGTAAATAAAGTCCTGCTAATCATTTTCCTTTTTTATTACAGCTTGCATTGTATCCTGAATCTTTTGAACTTCAGCCTTCTTAAGGTTTTTAACAACAAAGATTTTATTCAGCGCGCCCATTTTTTCACTAAGCTCAACCGAAATATCCCAAAAACCTGTTTTATTATCAACGGAGTAACCCGCAATTGTACCGATCATCACTCCTTTAGGGAAAATTGCCGATTTACCGTCTGTTACAACGCTGTCACCAATTTTTAAAGCAACATATTTAGGAACGTCTGCCAAGTGCATTACTCGGGAGTTATCTCCACTCCAAGTTAATGTTCCAAAATATCCTGAGTTTTTAAGAGCTGCATTAATTCTGATTGTATTTACACTTAAAACAGATTGAACTAAAGCATAACTATCTGTAGAATTAATAACGATTCCCGCGATACCTCTTGGAGCCATAACTCCCATTTGAGGATATACACCGTCTCTTCTACCACGATTAATGGTAAAATAGTTGTTTCTTCTATTAATACTGTTGAAAACGATCTCTCCGTCTACAAATGTATAGATCTGTCCTCCTCCTAAAGTATCATGAACTTTTCTGAATACCGGATTCTTGGCTCCCTCTTTTCCGTAGAGTTCCACCATTAAAGCCTTATTTTGAGCTACCAGATCTTCGTTGACCTGTTTTAGCTTAAGATAAGTAACTCCTTCATCAATATATCCGGAAACCCTAGAGTTTAACGCAGCCGACTGGCCGGCAACCCAAGATCTCTGCATGGCATTCTTAGAGAATATCAGAACCAGAGCAATGATTTGCAAGAAAATAAAGAAGACAAAAAGAGAGTTCTTCGAAAATAATCTCAGCAAAAATCCCATTCAGATAAAGTGTCGTAAAAGTTAAAATTATTTAATTAAGAAATTGAATTTATCCATATTCTTAAGCGCAATACCCGTTCCGCGAACTACAGCTCTTAACGGATCTTCTGCCACGAAAACAGGAAGACCAGTCTTTTTGTGCAGTCTGTCTGCCAAACCTCTCAATAAAGCACCACCACCAGCAAGATAAATACCTGTTTTGTAGATATCTGCTGCCAATTCCGGAGGTGTTAAAGAAAGAGTTTCCATTACAGAATCTTCAATTCTTATGATAGATTTGTCCAGCGCACGAGCAATTTCTTTATAGCCAACCATAATTTCTTTTGGCTTACCAGTGATAAGGTCTCTACCTTGTACCGGGATATCTTCAATATCAACATCAAGATCTTCCACAGCAGAACCAACTTCAATTTTCACTCTTTCAGCTGTTCTTTCTCCGATGTAAAGATTATGGTGTGTTCTTAGGAAATAAGCAATATCATTTGTAAATACATCACCTGCAATTTTTACAGATTTATCACAAACAATACCTCCTAAAGCGACCACAGCAATTTCTGTAGTACCGCCACCTATGTCGATGATCATATTTCCTTCAGGTTTCTGAACATCAATCCCAACTCCTATTGCAGCTGCCATTGGTTCGTAGATCAACCTTACTTCTTTTGCATTTACTTTTTGAGCAGAATCTCTTACCGCTCTTTTTTCAACCTCCGTAATTCCGGAAGGAATACAGATAACAATTCTTAAAGCCGGCTGAATAAATCTACCTTTGATCCCAGGAATTTTTTTGATAAATTCCTTAATCATGTGCTCAGAAGCGTGGAAATCTGCAATAACACCGTCTTTCAAAGGACGGATCGTCTTAATATCTTCGTGAGTTTTCCCCTGCATATGCTTCGCCTGTTCACCTACTGCGATCGGTTTACCGGTAGAACGCTCAATTGCAACAATTGACGGCTGATCTATAACAATTTTATTATTATGGATGATAAGCGTGTTGGCAGTTCCTAGGTCTATCGCAATTTCTTGCGTAAACATATCGAATAAACTCATATTTTTCTTCTGATTTTAAGAATACAAAGATATAAATTTAACGCCACTAACGAAATTCCATAAGCATATAATTTGGTTAAAATTTTATTAAATTTTTCAATATTCTATTAACTTTTGCATTAATCAATTACAGACTTTAAGTGAAATAAGGTTTAAGATACTTTTGGATGGAAGTAAGAAGCCGGAAATTGAGCCTTTTTTAATAATAAAAAGGCAAATTTGCTCATAAAAAAATCATCAAATTAAATTTTGAAATTATTTTAGCATAAAACGCGAAATTTTCATTTTTCATACCAATTCAAAGCTTATTTAGAAGCATCCCAAAATAGTTTTTTACGATAATTATCATATACATTATCAGAAAGGGGTTAACAAAAAAAGCGTTAAATTTGCATCGCTTATGTTACAATATTCCAATATAAATCAAACTTCAAATTTTGCGGTTCTTTCTATAAGCTATGAAAAGGCTGATGGAGAAACTCGCGGGAAATTTGCATTTTTTGATGAAAATATTAAAAATTTTGTCTCCCAAATTCATGATGAAAATTTAGGCGATGCTTTTGTGGTTTCCACTTGTAACAGAACCGAAATTTACACCACTTCTCCGAATTACCTTTTGGTAGCCGAAGAATACTGTAAAACGATCGGGGTAAATATCACAGATTTTCTTCAGTTTGCCAATATTTTAACCAAAGAAGAAGCTTTGAAACATCTGTTCAGAGTTGCTGCAGGTTTGGAAAGCCAGATCATTGGTGACTTCGAGATTATCGGACAGATCAAAAAAGCTTACAACCGTTTTAAAAAAGAAAGACAGAATTCTAATCCTTATCTGGAAAGAGCGATCAACTCGGCGATCCAGATCTCGAAGAGAATTAAAAACGAAACAGGAATCTCCAACGGAGCGGCTTCCGTTTCTTATGCTGCCGTTCATTATATTTTAAACAGTCAAAAAAGAATTACCGAGAAAAATATTCTTTTACTTGGAGTTGGAGAAATTGGGCAAAATACAGTTGAGAATCTTGTAAAACATGTTTTCCAGCCGAAAATAAAAATAGCAAACAGAACTCAGGAGAAAGCTGAAAAGATATCTGAAAAATACAACATTCCTCATGTTGACTATTTTGATTTTGACAACGAGTTGAAAAACACAGATATCCTTATCGTTGCTACCGGAGCCAAAAAACCTATCATCAATGCTTCTCACTTCCCGAACGGAAAAGAAACATTAATTATTGATCTTTCCATCCCTCATAACGTAGATAAAGATGTTACGACGAATGAAAATGTAACCTTAGTTGATGTTGATGAACTTTCAAAACAGATTCAGGAAACCATCCAGCAGAGAGAAAAAGAAATCCCAAAAGCCGAATCTATTATCAAAGAAATGGCAAAAGAGTTTCTTGAGTGGGAAAAAAAGAGAAAATTAGCACCAAATATTCACCATTTCAAAGCCGTTCTTAAGAATATGGAACGCAACGAGATGCATAATTTTTACCGAAAAAATAAATATATAAACATCACAGATATGGAGCTTTCTGAGAAAATGATTCAGAAAATCACCAATCGTTTTGCAAAATATATCATCGATAATCCTTGGAAAGCCGAAGAAATTAGTAAATTAATGCACGAAATATTAGTTGAACAACCAAACAACGAATTCAATGAAAAGCATTAGAATCGGAACGAGAAATTCCGCCCTTGCACTTTGGCAGGCAAGAGAGGTTGCCAGGCACCTACAAAACAATAATTATTTAACCGAGATTGTACCTATCGTTTCTTCTGGCGATAAAAATCTTAATCAACCCCTTTATTCTTTAGGAATCACAGGTGTTTTTACAAGAGATCTGGATATTGCATTATTAAATGATGAGATCGACATCGCCGTTCACTCTTTAAAAGATGTACCTACACTTCTTCCGGAAAATGTTGAGCTTATCGCTTATCTTGAAAGAGATTTCCCTCAAGATGTATTAATAAGAAAGGAAGCATCCAGAACGAAAGAGTTTCACGAGTTGAAATTGGCAACAAGCAGCTTGAGAAGAAGAGCTT harbors:
- the hemA gene encoding glutamyl-tRNA reductase, coding for MLQYSNINQTSNFAVLSISYEKADGETRGKFAFFDENIKNFVSQIHDENLGDAFVVSTCNRTEIYTTSPNYLLVAEEYCKTIGVNITDFLQFANILTKEEALKHLFRVAAGLESQIIGDFEIIGQIKKAYNRFKKERQNSNPYLERAINSAIQISKRIKNETGISNGAASVSYAAVHYILNSQKRITEKNILLLGVGEIGQNTVENLVKHVFQPKIKIANRTQEKAEKISEKYNIPHVDYFDFDNELKNTDILIVATGAKKPIINASHFPNGKETLIIDLSIPHNVDKDVTTNENVTLVDVDELSKQIQETIQQREKEIPKAESIIKEMAKEFLEWEKKRKLAPNIHHFKAVLKNMERNEMHNFYRKNKYINITDMELSEKMIQKITNRFAKYIIDNPWKAEEISKLMHEILVEQPNNEFNEKH